The following proteins are encoded in a genomic region of Bacteroidota bacterium:
- the uvrB gene encoding excinuclease ABC subunit UvrB, which translates to MRQAPFRPFDLQAHYEPAGDQPNAIKELTEGIGRGEQYQTLLGVTGSGKTFTMANVIAKHNKPTLVISHNKTLAAQLYGELKSFFPNNPVEFFISYYDYYQPEAYVVSSDTFIEKDFSINEEIDRLRLKATTSLIEGRNDVIIVASVSCIYGIGAPHEYAEQTIFLHKGDVVTKKALMRNLVNIYYSRNDMEFMRGTFRMRGDVLEIIPAYEIEEALRIEFWDDEIERISVIEPITGDVLREIKETAIYPAKYFVTNPEKQKLSLVLIEAELEERLADFREQERYLEAQRLEQRTRFDLEMIKEVGYCAGIENYSRHMDLREKGTRPYCLLDYFPDDFLMIIDESHVTVSQIRGMYNGDRSRKETLVHHGFRLPSALDNRPMRFEEFETKMRKVIFVSATPGDFELEKTNGKYVEQIIRPTGLLDPEIQIRPVKTQIDDLISEIRVRVQKGERTLVTTLTKKMAEDLSDYLSKIGIAVRFIHSDIDALERVEILRDLRLGDFDVLVGVNLLREGLDMPEVSLVAIIDADKEGFLRSARSLMQTAGRTARNANGLVIMYADKITDSMRLVIEETERRRKIQTEYNKKHGITPKTMFKSIEEIMSSTAIADMRKKDYDHSSSQSQFSKVAEPVLKFMSIDERKAMIEELTVEMRKAAKDLEFERAAFLRDEIEKLKKSIPERIDI; encoded by the coding sequence ATGCGACAAGCACCATTCAGACCATTTGATCTTCAGGCTCATTATGAACCTGCAGGAGATCAGCCAAACGCCATAAAGGAACTCACTGAGGGAATCGGGAGGGGTGAGCAATACCAGACACTTCTCGGAGTGACGGGGAGTGGCAAGACCTTTACAATGGCAAATGTGATTGCCAAACACAATAAACCAACTTTGGTGATATCCCATAACAAAACCCTGGCAGCACAGCTTTATGGTGAATTGAAATCGTTTTTCCCGAATAATCCGGTGGAATTTTTCATCAGTTACTACGATTACTACCAGCCCGAAGCTTATGTTGTCAGCAGCGATACATTCATCGAAAAGGACTTCTCCATCAACGAAGAGATCGACCGGCTCAGACTGAAAGCCACCACTTCACTTATCGAGGGGAGGAACGATGTAATTATTGTGGCATCTGTTAGTTGCATCTATGGAATTGGTGCTCCTCACGAGTATGCAGAGCAGACCATTTTCCTGCACAAAGGGGATGTTGTAACGAAAAAAGCTCTGATGCGGAATCTTGTGAACATCTACTACTCGAGAAACGACATGGAGTTTATGCGGGGCACTTTCAGGATGCGGGGTGATGTTCTCGAGATTATACCCGCTTACGAGATTGAAGAAGCTCTTCGCATTGAATTTTGGGATGACGAGATCGAGAGAATCTCCGTTATCGAACCGATTACAGGGGATGTACTAAGGGAGATAAAAGAGACTGCCATCTATCCGGCAAAATATTTTGTTACTAATCCCGAAAAACAAAAACTCTCCCTCGTACTAATCGAAGCGGAACTTGAGGAGAGGCTCGCCGATTTCAGGGAGCAGGAGCGATATCTCGAAGCACAGAGGCTTGAACAGCGGACACGATTCGATCTTGAAATGATAAAAGAGGTTGGCTACTGTGCCGGAATTGAAAACTATTCAAGGCATATGGACCTCAGGGAAAAGGGAACCAGACCCTACTGTCTGCTCGACTATTTCCCCGATGACTTCCTCATGATAATTGATGAGTCCCATGTTACGGTTTCACAGATAAGAGGGATGTACAACGGCGACAGATCACGAAAGGAAACTCTCGTACATCACGGTTTTCGTCTCCCGTCAGCGCTTGACAACAGGCCCATGCGATTCGAGGAATTTGAAACCAAGATGAGAAAGGTGATTTTTGTTTCTGCTACCCCGGGTGATTTTGAACTGGAAAAGACGAACGGAAAGTATGTCGAACAGATCATTAGACCGACCGGGTTGCTTGATCCTGAAATACAAATCAGACCTGTAAAAACACAAATTGATGACCTGATCTCAGAGATCAGGGTCAGAGTACAGAAAGGGGAGCGGACTCTCGTAACCACTCTGACGAAGAAAATGGCGGAAGACCTTTCCGATTATCTCTCAAAAATTGGAATTGCTGTGAGGTTTATTCACAGTGACATCGATGCACTTGAGAGGGTTGAGATACTTCGGGATCTTCGTCTAGGTGATTTTGATGTTCTCGTTGGTGTCAACCTTCTGAGGGAAGGACTCGACATGCCGGAAGTGTCTCTTGTTGCAATTATTGATGCCGACAAGGAAGGATTCCTGCGGAGTGCGAGATCCCTTATGCAGACTGCGGGCAGAACTGCAAGAAATGCAAACGGGCTCGTTATTATGTATGCAGACAAGATAACCGATTCGATGAGACTTGTAATTGAGGAGACTGAACGGCGCCGCAAAATACAGACGGAATACAATAAAAAACACGGAATCACTCCAAAAACGATGTTTAAGAGCATCGAGGAGATTATGAGTTCCACTGCAATTGCTGACATGCGCAAAAAAGATTATGACCATTCGAGTTCACAATCACAGTTTTCCAAAGTTGCTGAGCCAGTCCTCAAGTTTATGAGCATTGATGAACGAAAAGCGATGATAGAAGAACTGACGGTTGAGATGAGAAAAGCAGCAAAGGATCTCGAGTTTGAAAGAGCGGCTTTCCTGAGAGATGAGATCGAGAAACTGAAAAAATCGATTCCGGAGAGAATAGATATTTAG